In Cytophagia bacterium CHB2, the genomic window GCAGACGCGCAGTACAAGCTGGCAGAGTTGAATTATGAAAAGCAGGAAAAGATCTTCACCGAACAATCGATCAGTGAAATCCAATACAAAAGCGCGGAATACAACCGCGATGCTGCGAAAGCGCAGGCCGAGTTGATGAAAGCGCGTTGGGAGCGCACGCAAATCCGCAGCCCCATCAACGGCGTGCTGGATGATCGCCTGGTGGATGAAGGCGAGTTCGCGCCGCCAGCGGCGCCTATGGCGCATATCGTCAACACCAACGTGGTCAAAATTCTGGCCGAGCTTCCGGAGATGCACGCCGGCAGCGTCACGCCCGGCACGCCCGTCACCGTGACGCTCGATGCCGTGCCCGGCGACACCCTCACTGGAAAGATTTCTTTTGTTGGCAAAACCGTGTCACCCACCAACCGCGCGCTGCCGGTTGAAATCTATCTCGACAATCGCGCCGGCAAGCTCAAACCCGAGATGGTGGCCAAAGTGCGTGTCATTCTCGCATCGAAAGACAATGCGCTGTTACTCAGCGAGAATACCGTGCTGCAAGTGGATCGCGACAAGCTCATTGTCTATGTGGAGAACGGCGGCACGGCGCAGGAACGTCGCGTGAAGCTGGGCGGCCGCCAGGGTAACCTGGTTGAGATCGTTTCCGGTCTCTCGCCTGGCGAGCGCGTGATTGTTTCGGGCTTTCAACGACT contains:
- a CDS encoding efflux RND transporter periplasmic adaptor subunit, whose protein sequence is MDKMRCCFNFRMVRRQNRIHDAEMILMKKILLPLSSLLLLLFFQLSACRNSGAELANASNGHNEMQPAPVRVQELTPVHFDATLQVAGVVKAFEDVYLSPEEGGVIQEWRAQKGEFVKKGELIAVLKDEVLRASYAAADAQYKLAELNYEKQEKIFTEQSISEIQYKSAEYNRDAAKAQAELMKARWERTQIRSPINGVLDDRLVDEGEFAPPAAPMAHIVNTNVVKILAELPEMHAGSVTPGTPVTVTLDAVPGDTLTGKISFVGKTVSPTNRALPVEIYLDNRAGKLKPEMVAKVRVILASKDNALLLSENTVLQVDRDKLIVYVENGGTAQERRVKLGGRQGNLVEIVSGLSPGERVIVSGFQRLVNGSPVILSE